In Diabrotica undecimpunctata isolate CICGRU chromosome 9, icDiaUnde3, whole genome shotgun sequence, the DNA window ttattaaaaatctggggaattccatcctaattatcttgcaacgaatagtaccttcggatatgaattccaggttttctagtaaagtgattaaacgcaaagattagtattgaaatatccaaagagataaggtattcttatttacaaaattgttaatggttaaattcttatttttattaatataatataataaccaacattggccgtgaaagttttaattgttttttgctaaatatattagtattaaaacattattaatattatatataacagtattaaaacattatattattatttaatgaataaacacctcaggaccgcctatgatgatacaaattttacgaccgttttatgactttggggcacatttcgtgctctcaacaatttgtgaacggagaataattcatttaataaagatttacataaattttaatttttaaatttatattttgagtataaTAAATTCTctgttataaaaaataaaaaaatttgatagaGAGAAAAAGCGTGGTTACGAAAAGGTGTTTATAATAGCTACAATCTGGCAAAATAATTGAATAAAGATCAATTACTTAAACATGTCagttaaaaaaatctttaaaatctgTAAGTCTATTATAACGATTGAAATCAGAGGGGTGCCTTGTACTCGTATATTCTCAATGTCATCTATTTTTAGATTAACCTTATATATGATTTTTTTTAGACCGTTTGAATGGTTCTGATTTATAAATAGACTAATCAATTAACATATCATTGGGATATTTCTAGTGGTGATTgatattttaaaaagtaaatgttatcagtaaaaattatttttacgttGGCGTTTACTCACAGTCTGCGTTTGGATGTACGtttgaattgtttattttaatttcgaCAGGATTAAAAAAAATCGTTATTGACGATTGGTTAAAATCAATCTTTGTAAGAATTCCAAAAAAGGTATATTCATAAAGATTGTAGTGACTGTAAACTTCATCAGTCTTATACGCCATTCTCCAAAATTTTTTCTTAATCTTTTTTAATTGATTAAATCTTTAAAGTTAATGTATAGGGAACGACGGGTAATAGCGAACAGCGGGTGATTGCGAACATCACAGAATACATGCGCACGTCATCTGTATCATTCCGTTGTAAACTTCTCTTGTTGCTTCCTTGCTTAAAAAGAATGTGGTGGCATAGATACACAGTTGCCCCGTATTCGTGGAATTTTTTACAgcgatttatttgtttttggtgcttgcaCTACAATTTTAGCAATTCATAAAATAAGGTATGTACCTAAACACTTGATGGTTTCATTTAAATTGTTAGAGTTAGTTAACTTACTATTATTCAACCTATAAAATTGTCTTATTACGGAGAAgttaaatgcatttatattatGATTGTTTCGTTTCTTCATATTCATTTCCAAATCGGGTAATCACGAACAGATGTTCGCGATTACCCGCCAAGTGTTCGCGTTTACTCTTTTAATAATTTGGCTTAGATTCTTTACATTTTTGCTTATTTAACAATTTGTATCTTTTTCAGATGCCTTTTAAACGGAAACGAAGTACCAACAAATTTTCATGGACTGATGATCAAATGAAAGCTGCTCTAAAGGCAATTGAAGAAAGACGTTATGGCCTAAGGGAAGCTGCACGCCAATTTAATATACCTGTTACAACATTACAAAACAGAGTCTCTAGAGGCTTTTACAAAGGCAGGCTGGGTGCAAACACTCTCTTTTCAAATGAACAGGAAGAAGAAATGAGTCGTCATTTACTAAcgttatctaaaatattttatggatTAACTCCAATTCAGTTACGAAAAGAGGCCTTCGGCTATGCAGagaaattaaacttaaaacataCTTTCAACAGAGAAAAACAAGAAGCAGGTAAAGTCTGGTTATATGGATTCATGTCAAGGCATCCTGAGTTAAGTTTCCGTAAACCTGAAGCAACAAGTCTTAATCGCATTCAAGGTTTCAATAAGGATCAAGTCTCAAGATTTTATGACAATTTGGGTAAGCTGTACGATAAATACAAGTTTCCACCTACTCGAATATTTAATGTCGATGAGACTGGCATTACAAACGTAAATAGGCCTAATCGGATCATTGGACCTAGAGGCCAAAAACAGGTTGGAGCCGTTACAAGTGGAGAAAGAGGCAAGAACGTGACGGTATACCGTTGTATGAGTGCCAGCGGATCTTTTACACCTCCACTATTCATTTATCCAAGACTGAGAAGAAATTTTGCTTTAGAAAAGGATGGGCCTCCAGGTTCTTTGTACTCCTGTTCAAAAAGCGGTTGGATGAACGAAGAAGTGTTCCTGTTTTGAATTCAACATTTTGCGAAAACCAATAAATCCACTCCAGTCATTGCTCTATTgcaatttataatttttgcaaagaaaatgcTATCATTATGCTGTCAATACCTCCACATACCTCGCATCGTCTGCAACCACTGGACGTTAGCTTTTTCTCATCATCGAAGCGAGCATATGACGTTGAATGTGATTCGTTTTTAAAATCTCAACCCTATGAGCAAATTGAAATGTGCCATATAAGCACTTTATTCTCAAAGGCGTATACTAGAGTTTCAAGCATAGACAAAGCTGCAAACGGTTTTGAGAAGACCGGAATTTTTCCATTCAACCGAAATACATTTAATGAAGAAGACTTTTACAGTTCAAACGATAATCAAACTCAACAAAATAAtagccaagaaggtctttcacaaACTATTCAAGAAGATTTACTGGAACCCCAACCAGGCCCTTCCAAAGAAAACCAGATATGTGAAAATACCGAAAATGTTTCATTCAGCGATATCTTGCCTTTAccgaaagaaaaacaaaagatatctgtTCCGAAGAAGGGtggaagaaaaaaacaaagatccGAAATATTAACCTCAACTCCTTTGAAATTAGAACTCGAACAAAAGGAGCTTAGaaggaaacaaaaaatggaaaaaaaattgaaaaacaaaaatttttaaaaaacaaaaataaaactgcatAGAGAAAAGTACTACAATCTTCAAGCGAATAGGAAGATTCGACATCATATAAAGATGGTGAATCTGATGACAATGACGATATTAATACCGACGATTGTAATGAAGGAGAATCTTGTTTAATTTGTGGTGAGTTCGGGAAAAGCGAACTTTGGTTCCGTTGCATTATATGTGGTGGATGGGTGCATAAATTATGCAGCGGCTCGGACACACCGGACAACTATAAATGTGATTTTTGTTAATAGGTAATACTGTTCGCCATTACCCTTCTCATGTTTATTATTACCCGACATTTCGGGTAACAGCGAACATTTcgtgaaaatttttaattgagtttttttattattaaaatttttatttttgattatctaataacaaaaattaatagctgtATTACTGTTAGCCACTCTGTAGTGGTTTTCGAGTTTTCAACAttcaaataaacaattattttcctTAAGTGTTCGTAATTACCCGTCGTTCCCATACATATATGAATAAAGGCGGACCAGTCCGAACCTGAATGGGGAAAAGATGTTGACCATAATTAAAAAACTATCCACGAAAAGGTGCGATCTTTGTTACACAATGCGAAATCCAAAATATAAgcccctaaaaattataatcgAAGATAAGATAGAAATCAAACATAAAATATGAAGAAGGTAAAATGAAAATGGACAAAATTCATAATGCCAAACAACACTAGCGAATGGACCGACTATGATAAGTTTGTGCGATTTTATTCTCAGCTTTTCTTCTCCATCATCATTTAAATTACATGCTTTTAAAGATAATTCATTTGTATGACGTACCCGTGATACAAAAGTTCAAATCAGAACAAACGGTTTATCAAACACCTCCTCGGGAGATTAGTAAAAAAAGAGATAAACTTTTTGAACCATAAACCTTGACATTATGTTAACTAAATTCTTATGGCGACAAGGAAAAGTCAACATTGTAGTGACTGTCTCTATGAAATATCTACCAAAAATTTTAACGATAACCTTTGATTGAAAAAATTCATGtatgtcaaaaaaataaaaaaaaacaaaaagagaaaaaatcaGATTATTCCATAGAACAAAGAATAATTAAGTTCATTGTGCACACTATAAATGGCTATATTGGCTATTATTATCCCTGAATTAAGTACTGAATTTCTCATTTCCTTTACAAAGAATGTCCTCCACATCATACAGAAGAATACTCGTGATGCAATCgtggaatattttaatttttattaatttcaacatactgaatgtttttttttgtatgagTTCTGGGCCTGATATATCTGATATATCTGTATTTATCTGTATATATCTGATTTATTTGATATTTCTGTATATCTGATCTGCATACTTCTCTTttccattctttaattttctctCTTTCTTCTATCAGCTGTAATCTATCTCGGTTTATCCATTTTCTGTTTTTCCTTTATTTTATCCCAACTGCTTCATTTACAAGTacgaaggaccagatctgaccaaataactattaaaactaatccaaaaaataatggaacaaaaCAGACTTCCTCAAGAATGTAGATTCCTCAGTAGAAGCATTCTAACACCTGTCTTCAAAAAGGgggacaaatcggacccggaaaattacagaggaattaatttattaaatacaatactaaaattcacaaccaaaatgataacaaatacactgaatgaaattataacactagcagaagaacaacaacgttttaggtcgggaagatcatgcaccgacgctatatttataatgaggcaagttcAAGAGAAATCATCACGCAAGGGAGATACctttaataataatcaaaacgatcgaaaatatctaccaaaacaacacaataaaagtaaaagtagaaccTATTAAAggtggcaatgggataagacaaggagattccctgagtcctttattattcaacctgattataattgaaataataaaaaaagtaaaaattaaaaaagaataccaaatgaaaaaaaaacaacttaaaataatctgttatgtagacgacgcaatactactctttcaaagtaaagatgatttacaacgtatgctgcaccaatttaatataactgccagaaaatttaacatacaTATATTAATTTCcttaaaaaaagacaaaatacatggttccaacagcaaatttactaagatgtaaattggagttggaagggcagataatagaacaaatgatacagtttaaatatctaggcatcagattatctagctaaggaaaggtcgaaactgaagtggaagatcaagtgaatagagcaaacagatccGCAGggtgcctgaatgaaacaatgtgaagaaataaaaatatcgggaaagaaatgaaaggcagaaacacgacctgacacagagaggataaaaaagatgttagaaacagcagagatgaaaacacttagaaaaattgatggtaagacactatgggacagagctagaagtacagatatacgacctagatgcaaagtggagaacattaagaactagtaagaaatagaggagtaaaatgaaacgattatatgatataagccgaatgacaacaaataggtagtaaagacggttccccaataggaagacgatcagtaggaagaccacgaaaacgatggaacgacaacttactggagacacattgaaaaacaaacagagtcaggtctacataaaaagaagaagaagcttcaTTCACAGTTTGGATTATTACATATAAACAACAATGATACAGACTTTGTGAGAATATGTCTTCcaaaaacttggttatttcctTGGTACTTGGTATTAAAGTCTTGATTTACTGCTTCCAacctttttttatattgttctgaagctcttTTCTTGTGCCATGTTAGACTATTTATATAGTtaaactatttaaatgggaataagccacaattaaaggttaaagtacgtttattgacgtttcacgtcaaacgtcaataaacgtactttaatctttaattgtggtctatttccatttaaatagtaattactcatTTCTTTTTTGAAGTCATCTTTTTTGTTTTCCTATTTCTCCCTCTTTTAGTATTGTTTTAAGCTCTTTGGGCCTATATTTTTGccgtttttattgttttttcatacatcctcattatttctttatttgtttgtCTTCTCCGAATATTCTCTGGCCATCTTTATGTCTCCAAAGATTTTTCTGAGCATTTTTCTTTCACAGATTTCTACTTTCTTTCCTCTCTGTTATTTTATAATCCACGTTTCGTAATCCACTGGCATACATCACCGTGGGTTCTATTACTGTCTCGTAGACACATAGTTTAGCTTTTCTTTGCCCAATTTTTGCTTTCAGTATTGAATTTAGGGACCCTATTGCTCTGCTACCCTTCAATAATCCTTTGTCTATCTCTTTTCCTTCTTTTTCCGTGTTTGTTAGGTATAATTACTCCTAAGCATTAAAATTCTGTCACTTTTTCAAAAATGTAGACAGCCTTAGCTCCTTTTATTTTgatacatttattattatttgttatctcgccgacagaataaataacaatcagaatacCCACTCCCAAATGCCGCTTTGAAATGTGTCAGCACACGATCGACATATTTAAAACGGAAAACACAGGCTCCGATTaggaaatttgtgacaagctacgacaaaaccataatttaaacttttttaattttattttaattaaataatttagtaaatttgaaataatttattctATTTTGAACTAAAAGTATgacataaaatattgcatattagCTCTAtggttgtaaataaattaaaccgggttaatttttctattccTGGATCAACATTATACTTGAATTATACTGAATTAAAATATAGGataaaaaagaacattttttaaaagttatataCGTAAATAGATACGTATATATAATGGATTAGGATTATTTCCGTAGTGAACAAATatttttgatagtgtgaagtgaaCATCACCTAAGATGCAAACTTGTGGTTACGCCATCGGGTTACACCAAGTAATTCTTAgctgtaaaatcaataaacaactgATAATGGAATTTATTAATTGGGTGGGAaattactacaaataaaaaacaaatgtcattcataaatggtttatttttaattttcacataactaataaacaaatacaaagaaTAAGATACTCGTAAGTATTTTGTGTATATTGcacggtttttttttattattttagaagtgtttccctcataaaaatattcataaattaacctggatgatacctggtactaataaatttaatcaaattgatcacatattaatatctaaacGGTGGGCAACCTCTGTAACGGATGTTAGAAtttatagaggcgcaaattgtgattcggaccatttcttgattatatcgaagataaaacaaagaatatcaatggtaagaaaagagaaaggctccaaataaagaaaatggaacacatatatgtttaaaaatcctaaaaagaagaatgagtaccagcagaaaataaaagtaatattaaatgaaagagaagaacaaaacaacattgaagacgAATGGAACGTTATCCAAACGACAATTAGAAATATGGCAAAAGAAACATTAAGTGAAACCTCAagcaaaagaaacgaggaatggtttgaccgagattgccaacaagtaataaatagcaaaaatatagctagacagaaatgtctacaaagggattcccgattgaatagaagggcatatgaagaactcagaaaagatgcaaagaaaatatgtagaaggaaaaagaaagaaatgttgaatagaaaaatacaacaaattacggattataataacagaagagagactagaaaattttttaaggaATCCAAGCAAtacacccaaggatacatgagaagatcaacagtttgcaaggacaaaaatggggcgattatcagcgagaaagaggaaataatgagaATGTctaaggagcattttcaagagctattaaacccagaaaaagaacaaaacgaagatgaagaaataattcaccatacagcagaacaactagttgagcatccaacattggaagaaacgttaaatgtcataaaacatctaaaaaataacaaagcacctggcacagatggaataactgcagaactgataaagaatggtggacatgcgctatggaggcgtatccataaactaatcgaccacatatggacactagaagtcatcgcagaagattggaaagtaggaatcatacttcctatgtacaaaggaggagctgtggcttcagaccaaagaggtcaactataaaccaaatacatatgttaagaggtatacatgaaaaatgtgttgaatataacatacctatttacaacttgtatatcgatttcaaacaggcgtttgatggagtagatcgacaaaagatgttaaagcaactatctatgttagggatacccaataagttggttaaacttatacgaatgactctggagggttccaaagctatggtgagaatagatggagatatgacgcaggcctttgatattgaaaatggagttagacaaggtgatgccttatcaacaacactttttaatctaactttagaagctgttgttagaaaactggatataaacggctgtattaatacaagatcaatgcaaatatgcgcatatgcggatgatgttgccgtAGTAAGCcacaacaaaagggtattaagcgaaaaagttatagaactaaaacgagaagctgctacgtttggtctaggtatatataaatgaaagtgAAAAAATATGTTACATATATGTGTGCGGAGACAAGTGACATAGATGATGTGTCGTTAACAGTCTCGGAGGCATTACAACGTCCTGATGGAGAGGAGTGGAGAGAAGCCATGATGGATGAAATCTAATCTTTCTGTGACAACAATGCATGGGATGTGATAGATGTGCCGGAAAATGGTAGTGTAATTGATAATAAGTGGGTGTTTAAGTTAAAGTGTAACAGCGAAAATAAATAAAGTTAGATATCAGGCAAGATTAGTGGCTAGGGGTTTTAATCAAAGAGAATATATAGACTATGCAGAAACTTTTGCTCCAGTAATAAGACATTCTTCTCTAAGGCTGCTTTTTTCACTTTCTGTAAAATTAGGTTTGCTGGTAACAAATGTTTACAATTAAATAAGACTATTTATGGACTTAAACAGTCTTCTAGGGCCTAAAATTATGAAGTAAATAATGTTTtggaaaatattaattataagaaatcaaaacattaatcttgtatctatataaaaagacaaaataataaaattacagttGTAACAGtatatgtagatgatttttttGTGTTCTCAAATGATGAAAGTGAAACAagtagataataaaaaatgagctgaaaagtaaatttgttattaaagatTTGGGTAGAATTTTGGAATGTTTAGATATGTAAATAGATTTTGACCCAAATAAAGATTATATTGCTTTGAATCAGAAAAACTATATTATCCAGTTGTTAAAGGGATTTAACATGAGTGATGACAAAGCAAAGTTAAAACTCCAATTGAACCAAAGTTATCTTTAACAATGGATGATAGTAACAATTGTATTAGAGATAAATTTCCTTATCAGAGGCTAATTGGTAGTTTGATGTATTTATCTGTTTTAACCAGACCAGATATATCATTGGCAGTCAGTTTCATCAGTCAATTTAACAATTGTATATAATAAATCTCATTGGAAATATGCAAAAAGAGTATTGAGGTGTTTAAAAGACACTATTAATTATTCTCTGATTTACTCAAAAGATGATTCAGAATTGCAAGGTTTTGTAGATGCTGATTGGGCAAGCAATACAGTAGAACGAAGATCCTTTACTGGATATGTATTTAAACTTTGTAGCTCTGCAATATCTTGACAAAGTGCAAAGCAAAGAACAGTAGCTTTATCTAGCTGCGGGGCAGCCTTGTCAGAGGCTGCTAAAGAGGCTGTTTTTCTTAGGGGTTTCCTGGGTGATTTAATTGAACAAACTGAATGTATTACTTTATTTAATGATAATCAAAGTGCATTAAACTTATCAGCAAATCCTATTTATCATAAAAGAACTAAGCATATTGATTAAGATATCATTTTTTGAGAGACCTAATATCTGACAAGATcattaatgtaaaatatatgtCTACTGATGTTTATGTCAGCTGATGTGTTGGCTAAAGGTTTAGTTGCTGAAAAACTACACATTATTGAAACTGTTAGGTATAGGTAACATTTACAGTAAGTTAAGATTGGTACAATGTAAAATGTCAAttgtatttacttttgaaacAAAATAAAGTTAGTATTAACTGTATACTCTACTGGTTCATTGCATTTAAAAGTTTTAACAAAAGTAAGCCATCCAAAAAGATCGTAGTATGCAATGTTTAAAAAAATGAGAACTGGAAAGGGAATTTCGTGCATAACTGTAAACATGACTGATAAAAACCAAATACTTtccttaaaatatataataaatgagTCAATATAAAATCACATATATCTTAATTCATAACACATTTAAACttgtataattataaaaagtCTTTATAAGCAAACATTATAAAATTGCTAGACACACTAATTCAGTCCTCAAATCGAATCCTTTTGTTTAGAGTTGGTGTATTATCTTCATTTCTACTGTAGTTAATTCCATGTTTGATAAATCTTTCTGCTGCAAATTTGTCTACTTTAGGTCTGATGGTGTGCCTCTCGCGGGCCTAAAAATCACCATAAAATTATAACATTTCAATAGTGTGTAATAGTTTTTAGAattaatgggaaaagataaaagaAATGATGAAATAGATGTAACAATAGGAGAATAATATACAATACAACAAAATAACATGTCAATAATAAAGAACAATATGTAGAACTAATTCAACCTACCTGTTTAGCTTTGACCATATACTCTTTAATCCTATTCAATTGGCTCTTCACCTCATTCTTATTCGGATCTTCATTTTGAGTTCTCAGGTACAACCAGTACAAAGTATTTAGTGTGTAAGCTACAAATAAATCGTAATCTACTTTTTCCGATACAGATAATTGTTCATAAATATCTGCAGAGTTAAGTTTCTCGAGCATGAGTTCTATTTTTTCTACACTGTTGTGGAAATTTGTCAGCTTCTCTTGAATAATTATATCATTTTTTAAGTCTCCAAATTCCATATTTACTAatcaaattattaaattataaataataattaatacttatctaaattaatagtaAAAGTTAGGTTTATTAGGTTAGAAATCATTCCAGTACAACTTCAGATTATTGTATTATACTACCAGCATTACTTCTTTTTTATGATttgatttaaacaaattttaaataaaaacttttattggCACTTTTAATATATAAACATCAAATAATTAAGATAAACACTACAACTTAATAACGTATGTATATATTGCTTCCCGTGGGTTTCacatttttacttatttatctTCTGTTTCATTGTgattttggaaatattttaagAAGCAGTTTTAATTAAGCAGTGACTGCATGTGTTTATTCTAAATTAGTTGTGCTGTTTATCACAGATTCACTTATTCATCTTCATCATCACGGTTCTACAGCTCTTAATGGCTTCTCTTATTCATCTAGTAATCtgaatattttttgttgtaaCAGTTGCATATTATGATGTATCTATACTTCCTAAATGTAATTATGGTGTTGTGTGTCTCCACATATCTATCTCTACTATTACTGGTAGCGATTTTTAGGGGAGAAGTCACACTGTGATATCTAGGATCGATTATGTCTCCAGTTTATTGTCCTCTCCGATGGGTTCTCATTGCTTAGAGTGGCTCTCGCAGTCCAATTCTCCCCAGAAGTCAAAGCAATTAAACTTAACAATCTACGTATACTGTATATACATTAATAGTTACAAGaagtttgttaataaaaaaatatataataacgaAGCTTTTGTATTTGATTTTGCTTTTTGTAATTTGACAGCATTAATAGTTATTAATTTAAAACTGGGAGTTGTAATTCCAGTTTCTACTTCTAATTAGGCAATtaacaatacaataataatataaaGAGTTTTTTCAAAAGAGAAATTTAACAAGAGGCCACGGAAAACACCGAGGTAGAAGAAgataaatgatatttatttacatttgtCATGTGTCATTGTCATTGTCATTACATCAATCTACAATTTACTTTTGGTTTGTTGTGTGTTGCAAGTAAATCTTACCAAAACAGTTCATTATTTTCAAGAATATAGAAGTTATGGCTGAGAAAGAAAAAGCTAAAGCTGTTCAATCAAAACACATTCCAAAAGATGGCCAAGTAATAATGGCTATTATGAAAGAAATGGGTATAACAGATTATGAACCCAAAACAATTGTACAGCTCACAGAATTTGTTTATAGgtaaatgttttaaattgataataaCATTTATATCAAATTCTACGATGTACTGTAAATCACCATTTACTgaatactaaaaatattctttatttttaggTATGCAACATCCATACTTGAAGAGGCTAGAATGTATTCCAATAATTCAAAACAGAAATTTTTGGGAGTGGATGATGTCCGTTTAGCCCTGCAATTAACCTGTGAATCTACTTTCACGACACCTCCTCCAAGAGAAGTACTTATGGAACTTGCtcatgttaaaaattattcacaTTTACCACAAGTCAAACGCCACTGTGGCCTAAGACTACCTCCTGACAGATACTGCCTGTCATCTTGCAATTACACCCTTAAGAGCTCCAAGAAAGGCAAAGGAAACTTTTCTATGGCTGGTAGCCCAGCCTTAAAAATGACTCCCAAAGCTAACATAAACTTTTTAAAGAGAACCACTCCCACAATTTCGAAACAGACTGTTACTATACCAAAACCAATTACAAAAGTTATTACGGCACAACCCCAAAAGACATTACTTAAACCAAAAATAGAGATTACACAAAATGTACAAATAGCACCACCAATTAAAACTGAAATGGATTTTGAAACTTCTACGATATTGAAGCGGAAAAGAGAGGATGAATCTGAAC includes these proteins:
- the Rrp47 gene encoding nuclear nucleic acid-binding protein C1D encodes the protein MEFGDLKNDIIIQEKLTNFHNSVEKIELMLEKLNSADIYEQLSVSEKVDYDLFVAYTLNTLYWLYLRTQNEDPNKNEVKSQLNRIKEYMVKAKQARERHTIRPKVDKFAAERFIKHGINYSRNEDNTPTLNKRIRFED
- the Taf9 gene encoding transcription initiation factor TFIID subunit 9; this encodes MAEKEKAKAVQSKHIPKDGQVIMAIMKEMGITDYEPKTIVQLTEFVYRYATSILEEARMYSNNSKQKFLGVDDVRLALQLTCESTFTTPPPREVLMELAHVKNYSHLPQVKRHCGLRLPPDRYCLSSCNYTLKSSKKGKGNFSMAGSPALKMTPKANINFLKRTTPTISKQTVTIPKPITKVITAQPQKTLLKPKIEITQNVQIAPPIKTEMDFETSTILKRKREDESEPMQT
- the LOC140451308 gene encoding uncharacterized protein; this translates as MSSNAGMPFKRKRSTNKFSWTDDQMKAALKAIEERRYGLREAARQFNIPVTTLQNRVSRGFYKGRLGANTLFSNEQEEEMSRHLLTLSKIFYGLTPIQLRKEAFGYAEKLNLKHTFNREKQEAGKVWLYGFMSRHPELSFRKPEATSLNRIQGFNKDQVSRFYDNLGKLYDKYKFPPTRIFNVDETGITNVNRPNRIIGPRGQKQVGAVTSGERGKNVTVYRCMSASGSFTPPLFIYPRLRRNFALEKDGPPGSLYSCSKSGWMNEEVFLF